In the genome of Gemmatimonadota bacterium, one region contains:
- a CDS encoding dihydrolipoamide acetyltransferase family protein, translated as MARVDVIMPQMGESIAEGTVSRWLKKVGDDVKRDEPIFEISTDKVDAEIPAPIAGVLAEIIIKEGTTVGINTVVARIETEKGAALTASVAAPAPVAAVAAVAAPVASSAASVSAAAPRTPAAPSAPNGSFEERVRTKSSPLVRRIAADKGIAIAALTGTGIAGRVTKRDLEHFIESGAPMPMVAQAGMISGAHAVPAMDLSASPVATAWPGDVVEPMSKMRRLTSDHMAQARRVAAHVTTFFEFDFTRVARVRTALRGDFEAQNGQKLTYLPFIIQATVQVLKRHPLMNAAVNGTEIIHRKRYNIGLAVALEPSGLIVPVIKHAEDLSLSGLAKAAGDLASRARSKKLGPADAQDATFTITNPGTFGSLTGTPIIPVGTTAILCLGAIEKRPKVITGPDGEDTIAIRTCAYVSLSFDHRVVDGADADRFMSDLKRTLETIPERGW; from the coding sequence GTGGCTCGCGTAGACGTGATTATGCCCCAGATGGGGGAGTCCATTGCCGAGGGGACGGTGTCCCGTTGGCTCAAGAAGGTCGGTGACGACGTCAAGCGCGACGAGCCGATTTTCGAAATCTCCACCGACAAGGTGGACGCTGAGATTCCGGCCCCCATCGCGGGTGTGCTGGCGGAGATCATCATCAAGGAAGGGACGACGGTCGGCATCAACACCGTCGTGGCCCGAATTGAAACAGAAAAAGGTGCTGCGCTCACCGCGTCGGTTGCCGCGCCCGCACCAGTGGCCGCAGTGGCAGCAGTTGCCGCGCCCGTCGCGAGTTCGGCGGCGAGCGTCTCCGCGGCCGCGCCGCGCACACCGGCGGCTCCGAGTGCACCGAATGGCAGCTTCGAGGAACGCGTGCGCACCAAGAGTTCGCCGCTCGTGCGTCGCATTGCCGCCGACAAGGGCATCGCGATTGCCGCGCTCACCGGAACAGGGATCGCCGGACGCGTGACCAAGCGTGACCTCGAGCACTTCATCGAGAGCGGCGCGCCAATGCCAATGGTTGCGCAGGCCGGCATGATCAGCGGCGCGCACGCCGTGCCCGCCATGGATCTGTCCGCGTCGCCAGTGGCAACGGCTTGGCCGGGCGACGTGGTGGAGCCGATGTCCAAGATGCGCCGTCTGACTTCTGACCACATGGCGCAGGCGCGCCGCGTGGCGGCGCATGTGACGACCTTCTTTGAGTTCGACTTCACGCGTGTCGCCCGTGTGCGCACGGCGTTGCGCGGCGATTTTGAAGCGCAGAACGGGCAGAAGCTCACGTATCTCCCGTTCATCATTCAGGCGACGGTGCAGGTCCTCAAGCGTCATCCGTTGATGAACGCCGCGGTCAACGGAACCGAGATCATTCACCGGAAGCGCTACAACATCGGTCTCGCCGTGGCGCTCGAGCCGTCGGGTCTCATTGTGCCAGTCATCAAGCACGCCGAGGATCTTTCGTTGAGCGGACTCGCGAAGGCCGCTGGCGACCTCGCGTCACGCGCGCGTTCCAAAAAGCTCGGCCCGGCCGACGCTCAAGACGCCACGTTCACCATTACGAACCCAGGCACGTTCGGTTCGCTGACCGGCACACCGATTATTCCGGTGGGCACTACCGCGATCCTCTGCCTCGGCGCCATCGAAAAGCGGCCCAAGGTCATCACGGGTCCGGACGGGGAAGACACCATTGCGATTCGTACCTGCGCGTATGTCTCGCTCTCGTTCGATCACCGGGTGGTGGACGGCGCCGACGCAGATCGTTTTATGTCGGATCTCAAGCGCACGCTCGAAACGATTCCTGAGCGCGGCTGGTAG
- a CDS encoding PHP domain-containing protein, giving the protein MTDGPSAEGVSYTRVALTIAGSIDLHSHTTASDGARTPSDSVTNAAAAGLAALAITDHDTVAGVAEARLMGDQLGVRIIAGVELSVFEGDREVHLLGLHLDRPAHMENALTEVRHARRERAISIVAKLNALGVPVTVEAVLAEAAGGAIGRPHVARAIIAGGWVKDQREAFDRYLGAGRPANVEKSRLTVADGVRLVHEAGGISVFAHPGGDGRRELIESLVAQGLDGIEIRHPSHGGEDVRRLAALTQHFDLVPSGGSDWHGAASGPRVIGCQCVPSEWLEIQEARVAQRRAQRTA; this is encoded by the coding sequence GTGACCGACGGCCCCAGCGCTGAGGGCGTGTCGTATACGCGCGTGGCGCTGACCATCGCCGGCTCGATCGACCTGCACTCGCACACGACGGCATCCGACGGAGCGCGCACGCCGTCGGACTCTGTGACCAATGCCGCCGCGGCCGGACTGGCCGCGCTGGCGATTACCGATCACGACACCGTCGCCGGCGTGGCTGAAGCGCGCCTTATGGGTGACCAGCTCGGCGTCCGCATCATCGCCGGCGTGGAACTCAGCGTGTTTGAGGGCGATCGCGAAGTGCACTTGCTGGGGCTGCACCTTGACCGGCCCGCGCATATGGAAAATGCGTTGACCGAGGTGCGGCATGCACGTCGGGAGCGAGCGATTTCGATTGTCGCAAAGCTCAATGCGCTTGGCGTCCCCGTGACGGTGGAGGCCGTGCTCGCGGAAGCGGCCGGCGGTGCCATTGGCCGTCCCCACGTCGCGCGCGCCATCATTGCTGGCGGTTGGGTCAAGGATCAACGCGAGGCGTTTGATCGCTACCTCGGCGCCGGACGTCCAGCGAATGTCGAAAAATCGCGGCTCACCGTGGCAGACGGCGTACGACTCGTGCACGAAGCGGGCGGCATTTCGGTGTTCGCTCACCCGGGTGGCGATGGTCGACGCGAGCTAATTGAGTCGTTGGTCGCGCAGGGGCTCGACGGCATTGAGATTCGCCATCCGAGTCACGGCGGCGAGGACGTGCGCCGCCTGGCGGCGCTGACGCAGCACTTTGATCTCGTCCCCAGTGGCGGCTCGGACTGGCACGGGGCCGCGTCGGGCCCACGAGTCATTGGATGCCAGTGCGTGCCGAGTGAGTGGCTTGAGATTCAGGAAGCGCGCGTCGCGCAGCGTCGCGCGCAACGCACGGCGTGA
- a CDS encoding SDR family oxidoreductase — protein MRSDALLGRVALVTGAGRRVGRAIALALGEAGAQVAVHHHASSDGGRETVDAIVAAGGTAVAFAADLLDPAGPALLVAAVEQEFGRIDLLVNSAASMHRTPLATVTPAQWDEIFALNLRAPFFMALAASRAMGLAGGVIVNISDHMGFESWPQFVPHGVAKAAVADMTRALAAALAPRVRVNAVAPGTVLAPEGWPAAEQAKAAASTPLRRLGTPEDVARAVLYLATAEYVTGETLFVDGGRHGAR, from the coding sequence GTGAGGTCCGACGCACTGCTCGGCCGCGTCGCGCTGGTGACGGGCGCGGGGCGCCGCGTGGGACGTGCGATCGCGCTGGCGCTTGGAGAGGCTGGCGCGCAGGTGGCGGTGCACCATCACGCCTCGTCTGATGGCGGCCGAGAGACCGTCGACGCCATCGTGGCCGCCGGCGGAACGGCCGTGGCGTTCGCCGCTGATTTGCTCGACCCCGCCGGGCCGGCACTCCTCGTGGCCGCGGTCGAGCAAGAGTTCGGCCGGATTGATCTCTTGGTCAACTCCGCCGCATCCATGCACCGAACGCCACTCGCCACGGTCACGCCCGCGCAGTGGGACGAAATATTCGCGCTCAATCTGCGCGCGCCATTTTTTATGGCGCTGGCCGCGTCGCGCGCGATGGGACTCGCCGGCGGTGTCATCGTCAATATCAGCGACCACATGGGTTTTGAGTCGTGGCCGCAGTTTGTGCCGCACGGGGTGGCGAAGGCCGCCGTGGCCGATATGACTCGCGCGCTTGCCGCAGCGCTGGCACCCCGCGTGCGCGTCAATGCCGTAGCGCCCGGTACCGTGCTCGCCCCTGAGGGGTGGCCGGCCGCCGAACAGGCAAAGGCGGCTGCTTCTACTCCGCTTCGGCGTCTTGGGACGCCGGAAGATGTTGCGCGGGCCGTGCTCTATCTGGCGACGGCCGAGTATGTGACGGGCGAGACCTTGTTCGTCGACGGCGGCCGACACGGCGCCCGATAG
- a CDS encoding FAD-dependent oxidoreductase: MATFDYDVVIIGAGPAGLCAGMYAGRSMLKAAVLEQGLPGGELLNTEVIEDYIGFEHVLGSELAEKFHSHAVKFGADVQTFVRVEKSRKVADGTFETLCESGDIYRSPTVIVTAGGTPVKLDVPGEIEYAGKGVSYCAICDGAFFKGHTIVVVGGGDAAVEEADFLTRYAAKVYLIHRRSEFRASKIAQQRAFANPKIEVIRDTVVEEIRGEGGLMTHVALQDRVTGERRNLDATGIFVFVGFRPNTGVIDGHFEHDAAGYILTDTSMQTSIAGLYAAGDVRVQLTRQVTTAVGDGTTAAIAVEKYLTARKNGHPAPVAVPSLVRHD; this comes from the coding sequence GTGGCAACGTTTGACTACGACGTAGTAATCATTGGCGCCGGTCCCGCCGGACTGTGCGCCGGCATGTATGCGGGCCGCTCGATGCTCAAAGCCGCCGTGCTAGAGCAGGGGCTCCCGGGCGGTGAGCTGCTCAATACCGAAGTGATCGAAGATTACATCGGCTTCGAACACGTCCTTGGGAGCGAACTCGCCGAAAAATTTCATAGCCACGCGGTCAAATTCGGCGCCGATGTGCAGACGTTTGTGCGCGTCGAAAAATCCCGGAAGGTGGCCGATGGCACCTTCGAGACGCTCTGCGAGAGCGGCGATATCTACCGCTCGCCGACCGTGATCGTCACCGCGGGCGGTACGCCAGTCAAGCTGGATGTGCCGGGCGAGATCGAGTACGCGGGCAAGGGCGTGTCGTACTGCGCCATTTGCGACGGAGCCTTCTTCAAGGGGCACACGATCGTGGTGGTGGGCGGCGGCGACGCGGCCGTGGAAGAGGCGGACTTTCTCACGCGGTACGCGGCAAAGGTGTACCTCATTCATCGTCGGAGCGAGTTTCGCGCGTCGAAAATCGCGCAGCAGCGCGCCTTCGCAAACCCGAAAATCGAAGTCATTCGTGACACGGTCGTCGAGGAGATTCGCGGGGAAGGCGGACTCATGACGCACGTGGCGCTGCAGGATCGCGTCACGGGGGAGCGTCGCAACCTCGACGCGACCGGCATCTTTGTGTTCGTGGGTTTTCGTCCGAACACCGGCGTGATCGATGGCCACTTCGAACACGATGCGGCGGGCTACATCCTCACCGACACCTCTATGCAAACGTCGATCGCTGGGCTGTACGCCGCCGGTGATGTGCGTGTGCAGCTGACGCGGCAGGTCACCACCGCAGTTGGTGACGGCACAACGGCAGCGATCGCGGTGGAGAAGTATCTCACGGCGCGCAAAAACGGACATCCGGCGCCCGTGGCCGTCCCGTCACTCGTGCGCCACGACTAA
- a CDS encoding MBL fold metallo-hydrolase, with the protein MTVGPFQENTYLVVDEPSRDAVLIDPGDEGGRLVAEVERAKVQLRAIWVTHGHLDHIGGIAAVKRAWNVPVLMHPLDRPLYDIGHQQAATYGLPFEQPEAPDGELAEGDALQLGALRFNVWHVPGHAPGHVAFIGEGAVFGGDCLFAGSIGRSDLPLSNPAALAASLERLSTLPAATVVYSGHGHVTTIGAELESNPFLNGIARIPRQ; encoded by the coding sequence ATGACGGTCGGCCCGTTTCAGGAAAACACATATCTCGTCGTCGACGAACCATCGCGCGACGCGGTACTCATCGATCCCGGTGACGAGGGCGGGCGATTGGTGGCCGAGGTCGAGCGGGCGAAGGTGCAGTTGCGCGCGATTTGGGTCACGCACGGGCACCTCGATCATATTGGCGGCATCGCCGCCGTGAAGCGGGCGTGGAATGTCCCAGTGCTGATGCACCCACTTGATCGGCCGCTGTACGACATCGGCCACCAACAGGCGGCCACCTACGGCCTCCCGTTTGAACAGCCGGAGGCACCCGACGGCGAACTCGCGGAGGGCGATGCGCTCCAGCTTGGGGCGCTGCGGTTCAACGTGTGGCATGTGCCCGGGCACGCACCGGGGCATGTCGCGTTTATCGGGGAAGGCGCCGTGTTCGGCGGCGATTGTCTTTTTGCCGGTTCCATCGGCCGTTCCGATTTACCGCTCTCAAACCCCGCGGCGCTCGCGGCGTCGCTCGAGCGGCTCTCCACATTGCCGGCGGCGACGGTGGTCTACTCCGGACATGGTCACGTGACGACGATCGGCGCGGAACTCGAGTCTAACCCGTTCCTGAACGGTATCGCGCGGATTCCTCGGCAGTGA
- a CDS encoding DUF4149 domain-containing protein: MTTSAKRLTAALLLAAWIGAALITVAVVAPGAFAVLPSRTMAGQMVGAVLPAVFLSGIVIGLVTVALMGLARDRYVPAITALCSVAACSVAQFLINPKIARLRDEIHGPVDALSPDDVRRVAFGLLHGYSVAGLGVAMLASMLSLAFILYSPRQTS; the protein is encoded by the coding sequence GTGACCACGAGCGCCAAGCGTCTGACCGCGGCCTTACTGCTGGCGGCCTGGATCGGTGCTGCGCTCATTACGGTGGCGGTGGTCGCACCAGGTGCTTTTGCGGTGTTGCCCTCGCGCACGATGGCGGGGCAGATGGTTGGCGCGGTGCTACCGGCCGTCTTTCTCTCTGGGATCGTGATTGGACTCGTCACCGTTGCGCTCATGGGCCTCGCCCGTGACCGTTACGTGCCCGCCATCACGGCCCTCTGCTCAGTGGCCGCGTGCAGCGTTGCACAGTTTTTGATCAACCCGAAGATTGCCCGACTTCGTGACGAAATCCACGGTCCCGTGGACGCCCTTTCCCCCGACGACGTGCGGCGTGTAGCCTTTGGGCTGCTTCACGGGTATAGCGTAGCGGGGCTCGGCGTCGCGATGCTGGCGTCCATGCTCTCGCTTGCTTTCATTCTGTATAGTCCGCGCCAGACGTCCTGA